One region of Microbacterium rhizosphaerae genomic DNA includes:
- the rdgB gene encoding RdgB/HAM1 family non-canonical purine NTP pyrophosphatase — protein sequence MTPRQARGPGEGRGPGEGRGPGEGRGPGEGRGPGEGRGPGEGRGAKVVLATHNPHKVEEFAAIVAATRPDLELVGYDGPEPVEDGVTFAENALIKARAAARHTGAPAFADDSGVSVAVLGGSPGIFSAYWAGHAKDPVANRRLLLDQISDIADPHRTARFVSVIALVTPDGQERVVEGVWPGRIATEERGDGGFGYDPVFIPDGQDRTVGEWTDAEKAAQSHRARAFAALAPLLAQL from the coding sequence ATGACCCCTCGACAAGCTCGGGGACCGGGAGAGGGCCGGGGACCGGGAGAGGGCCGCGGACCGGGAGAGGGCCGGGGACCGGGAGAGGGCCGGGGACCGGGAGAGGGCCGGGGACCGGGAGAGGGCCGGGGAGCGAAAGTCGTCCTGGCGACCCACAACCCGCACAAGGTCGAGGAGTTCGCCGCGATCGTCGCGGCGACTCGACCCGACCTCGAACTCGTCGGATACGACGGACCCGAGCCCGTCGAGGACGGCGTCACGTTCGCCGAGAACGCACTGATCAAGGCCCGCGCGGCGGCCCGGCACACGGGTGCGCCCGCGTTCGCCGACGACTCGGGCGTCAGCGTCGCGGTGCTCGGCGGATCCCCGGGCATCTTCTCGGCGTACTGGGCGGGGCACGCGAAGGATCCGGTGGCGAACCGGCGGCTGCTGCTCGACCAGATCTCCGACATCGCCGACCCGCACCGCACCGCGCGGTTCGTCTCGGTGATCGCACTCGTCACGCCGGACGGCCAGGAGCGGGTCGTCGAGGGCGTCTGGCCGGGCCGGATCGCGACCGAGGAGCGCGGCGACGGCGGCTTCGGCTACGACCCGGTCTTCATCCCGGACGGGCAGGACAGGACCGTGGGGGAGTGGACGGATGCCGAGAAGGCCGCGCAGTCGCACCGTGCCCGCGCGTTCGCCGCGCTCGCACCCCTGCTCGCGCAGCTCTGA
- a CDS encoding helix-turn-helix domain-containing protein — protein sequence MREARSPASAQLGELIRDLRHKTTMSRRTLAELADMDISHVARLEGGMGNPTMFALIQLATVFGVSPAYFVEGLTAADLPDHIRPLTQSDVVRELRRREKLDSA from the coding sequence ATGAGGGAAGCGCGGTCACCTGCGTCCGCGCAGCTCGGGGAGCTGATCCGCGATCTGCGCCACAAGACGACCATGAGCAGGCGCACTCTGGCCGAGCTCGCAGATATGGACATCTCCCACGTCGCACGGCTCGAAGGCGGCATGGGCAATCCGACGATGTTCGCGCTCATCCAGCTCGCGACGGTGTTCGGCGTATCGCCGGCCTACTTCGTCGAAGGACTCACGGCCGCCGATCTTCCCGACCACATCCGGCCGCTGACGCAGAGCGACGTCGTGCGCGAGCTGCGTCGCCGCGAGAAGCTCGACTCGGCTTAG
- a CDS encoding DUF3039 domain-containing protein: MSTPLDSPDQGGLAVLDRELEELLREEHIEPGDHERFSHYVRKEKILESALTGKPVKALCGKKWTPGRDPEKFPVCPTCKEIYESLMG, translated from the coding sequence ATGAGCACACCGCTGGACAGCCCGGATCAGGGAGGGCTCGCCGTTCTCGATCGTGAGCTCGAAGAGCTCCTCCGCGAGGAGCACATCGAGCCAGGTGATCACGAGCGGTTCTCGCATTATGTGCGCAAGGAGAAGATCCTCGAGTCGGCCCTCACCGGCAAGCCCGTGAAGGCCCTGTGCGGCAAGAAGTGGACGCCGGGCCGCGACCCGGAGAAGTTCCCGGTCTGCCCCACGTGCAAGGAGATCTACGAGTCGTTGATGGGCTGA
- a CDS encoding ABC transporter ATP-binding protein, whose translation MTAVPEGPPEPRPDSTGDGPDPRPAQPRRPEASSAAPPGDAGATQKPPKPMLSAAAAAALPPRPPLPADDAPQTVPLVSEEVDTMDAPIPAPVEPADAPAPAAQPETESRPAEEAEPAPEPRPAPVIAQVLEPAPASTAHEGEAASTAVPAVAATGLTKTFGQTKAVDGVALTVPAGSFYGLVGPNGAGKTTTLSMIGGLIGPSAGSVRINGVDAVAHPREAKRMLGVLPDRMRTFDRLTGRQLLYYFGVLRELKPAVAESRTADLARAFDLTDALSRPVSDYSAGMRKKVLLAGALIHSPRVLVLDEPFEAVDPVSSAVILDVLDTYVAHGGTVLLSSHGMQLVERVCDRVAVLVAGTVLAEGTVAEVRGKSTLEERFLQLSGGLSDVEGLEWLHAFSD comes from the coding sequence GTGACTGCCGTGCCGGAAGGACCGCCGGAGCCGCGCCCCGACTCCACGGGCGACGGCCCGGACCCCCGGCCCGCGCAGCCCCGCCGGCCCGAGGCATCGTCGGCAGCCCCTCCCGGCGACGCCGGCGCGACGCAGAAGCCGCCGAAGCCGATGCTGTCGGCGGCCGCCGCGGCCGCCCTGCCGCCGCGGCCGCCGCTCCCGGCGGACGATGCCCCCCAGACGGTTCCCCTGGTCAGCGAAGAGGTCGACACGATGGATGCTCCGATCCCGGCGCCGGTCGAACCCGCCGACGCTCCCGCTCCTGCCGCGCAGCCCGAGACGGAGTCCCGACCGGCGGAGGAGGCCGAGCCGGCGCCCGAGCCTCGGCCCGCCCCTGTCATCGCCCAGGTGCTGGAGCCTGCACCGGCGTCGACCGCCCACGAGGGGGAGGCGGCATCCACCGCAGTCCCGGCCGTGGCCGCCACCGGCCTCACCAAGACGTTCGGTCAGACGAAGGCTGTCGACGGCGTCGCGCTCACGGTCCCGGCGGGGTCGTTCTACGGCCTGGTCGGCCCGAACGGCGCCGGCAAGACGACCACCCTGTCGATGATCGGCGGCCTGATCGGCCCGAGCGCGGGCTCCGTGCGGATCAACGGGGTTGACGCGGTCGCCCACCCCCGCGAGGCGAAGCGGATGCTCGGCGTCCTGCCCGACCGCATGCGCACATTCGACCGGCTGACCGGGCGCCAGCTGCTCTACTACTTCGGCGTGCTGCGCGAGCTGAAGCCGGCGGTCGCCGAGAGCCGCACGGCCGACCTCGCGCGTGCGTTCGATCTGACGGATGCGCTGTCGCGTCCGGTGTCCGACTACTCGGCGGGCATGCGCAAGAAGGTGCTGCTCGCCGGAGCGCTCATCCACTCTCCGCGCGTCCTGGTGCTCGACGAGCCGTTCGAGGCCGTCGACCCGGTCTCGAGCGCCGTCATCCTCGACGTCCTCGACACGTACGTCGCCCACGGCGGCACAGTGCTGCTGTCGAGTCACGGCATGCAGCTCGTGGAGCGGGTGTGCGACCGGGTTGCCGTGCTCGTGGCGGGCACGGTCCTGGCCGAGGGCACGGTCGCCGAGGTGCGCGGCAAGAGCACGCTCGAGGAGCGATTCCTGCAGCTGTCCGGCGGCCTCAGCGACGTGGAGGGACTGGAGTGGCTGCACGCATTCTCCGACTGA
- a CDS encoding phosphocholine cytidylyltransferase family protein: MTLQTVILAAGMGSRLGRSLPKPLTELNDGRSIMRQQHDNIRAAFGAEARITTVVGYRAETIVEAFPDVDYVYNDRYDQTNTSKSLLRALNATGRHGVLWMNGDVVFDPRVLGRAIALIEREQSFVTVNTEKVSDEEVKYTVTPEGFIRELSKTVRGGVGEAVGINYISAADKRAFIRQLGRVDDQDYFERGLELAIDEDRLLLTPLDISDLYAVEVDFTEDLERANLFV, translated from the coding sequence TTGACACTGCAGACCGTCATCCTCGCGGCCGGTATGGGCTCGCGGCTGGGGCGCAGCCTCCCCAAGCCCCTCACCGAGCTCAACGATGGTCGCAGCATCATGCGCCAGCAGCACGACAACATCCGCGCCGCCTTCGGCGCCGAGGCGCGCATCACGACCGTGGTCGGCTACCGTGCCGAGACCATCGTCGAGGCCTTCCCCGACGTCGATTACGTCTACAACGACCGCTACGACCAGACCAACACGTCCAAGAGCCTGCTGCGTGCGCTGAACGCCACAGGCCGCCACGGTGTGCTGTGGATGAACGGCGACGTCGTCTTCGATCCGCGCGTGCTCGGCCGTGCGATCGCGCTCATCGAGCGCGAGCAGTCGTTCGTCACCGTCAACACCGAGAAGGTCAGCGACGAAGAGGTCAAGTACACCGTCACGCCCGAGGGCTTCATCCGCGAGCTGTCCAAGACGGTGCGCGGCGGTGTCGGCGAGGCCGTCGGCATCAACTACATCTCGGCCGCCGACAAGCGCGCGTTCATCCGCCAGCTCGGCCGAGTCGACGACCAGGACTACTTCGAGCGGGGCCTCGAGCTCGCCATCGACGAGGACCGGCTGCTGCTGACCCCGCTCGACATCTCGGACCTGTATGCCGTCGAGGTCGACTTCACCGAGGACCTCGAGCGCGCGAATCTCTTCGTCTGA
- a CDS encoding cation diffusion facilitator family transporter, with translation MHDHAPAEGIRGASNRRLLALSLGITSVVMVVQIVGSVVSGSLALLADAAHMFTDSAALVVALIASWVASRPANERRTFGYQRAEVFGALINGIILIVLSVWIAIEAVLRLLHPADVAVAAAPMLIVAIIGLCANALAMWLLSAAQKRSINVRGAYLEVMGDLIGSAAVILAAVIILVSGWVPADAIASLLIAAMIIPRAIGLLREVGSVLAESVPKGVHVKEIRDHMLTTPGVVDVHDVHVWQLTRGAPVFTAHVVVDGGALRDGRAGDILTRLQACLSSHFDVEHSTFQLEPAGHIEHEAHT, from the coding sequence ATGCACGACCATGCTCCGGCCGAAGGGATTCGCGGCGCCTCCAACCGGCGGCTGCTCGCGCTCTCGCTCGGCATCACGAGCGTGGTCATGGTCGTCCAGATCGTCGGTTCGGTCGTGTCGGGCTCACTCGCGCTCCTCGCCGACGCGGCCCACATGTTCACCGACTCGGCGGCCCTCGTCGTGGCCCTCATCGCCAGCTGGGTCGCATCCCGTCCGGCCAACGAACGCCGCACCTTCGGGTATCAGCGCGCGGAGGTGTTCGGCGCGCTCATCAACGGCATCATCCTCATCGTCCTGTCGGTGTGGATCGCGATCGAGGCCGTCCTGCGGCTGCTGCATCCGGCCGATGTGGCGGTCGCGGCCGCACCGATGCTCATCGTCGCCATCATCGGCCTGTGCGCGAACGCACTAGCGATGTGGCTGCTGTCAGCCGCCCAGAAGCGCAGCATCAACGTGCGCGGCGCGTACCTCGAGGTCATGGGCGACCTCATCGGATCGGCCGCCGTCATCCTCGCCGCCGTCATCATCCTGGTATCCGGATGGGTGCCCGCCGACGCGATCGCGTCGCTGTTGATCGCCGCGATGATCATCCCGCGTGCGATCGGTCTGCTGCGTGAGGTGGGATCGGTGCTGGCCGAGTCGGTGCCCAAGGGCGTGCACGTGAAGGAGATCCGCGACCACATGCTCACGACGCCGGGCGTCGTGGATGTCCACGATGTGCACGTGTGGCAGCTGACCCGGGGCGCACCCGTGTTCACCGCGCACGTCGTCGTGGACGGTGGTGCGCTGCGCGACGGCCGGGCCGGGGATATCCTCACGCGCCTGCAGGCCTGCCTGTCGTCGCACTTCGACGTGGAGCACTCGACGTTCCAGCTGGAGCCGGCAGGGCACATCGAGCACGAGGCGCACACTTAG
- the rph gene encoding ribonuclease PH, whose translation MTDIVRADGRAVDELRPVTIERGWSKQAEGSALISFGDTRVLCTASFTNGVPRWLTGKGRGWITAEYAMLPRSTNDRNDRESVKGRIGGRTHEISRLIGRALRAVVDTKALGENTIVIDCDVLQADGGTRTAAITGAYVALADAVAWGREKKFIGQKSQVLFDSVSAVSVGIIDGTPMLDLAYVEDVRAETDMNVVVTGRGLFVEVQGTAEGAPFDKRELDQLLELGVDGCGQLRDLQTTALEADR comes from the coding sequence TTGACCGATATCGTCCGCGCAGACGGCCGCGCCGTCGATGAGCTCCGGCCCGTCACGATCGAGCGAGGCTGGAGCAAGCAGGCCGAAGGCTCGGCGCTCATCTCGTTCGGCGACACCCGTGTGCTGTGCACGGCATCGTTCACCAACGGCGTGCCGCGCTGGCTCACCGGCAAGGGCCGTGGCTGGATCACCGCGGAATACGCCATGCTGCCCCGCTCCACCAACGACCGGAATGACCGCGAGTCGGTCAAGGGCCGTATCGGCGGTCGCACGCACGAGATCTCGCGGCTCATCGGACGCGCGCTGCGCGCGGTCGTGGACACCAAGGCTCTCGGCGAGAACACGATCGTCATCGACTGCGACGTGCTGCAGGCGGACGGCGGCACGCGGACCGCAGCGATCACCGGCGCCTACGTGGCGCTCGCTGACGCCGTCGCGTGGGGCCGCGAGAAGAAGTTCATCGGCCAGAAGTCGCAGGTGCTCTTCGACTCGGTGTCGGCTGTCTCGGTGGGCATCATCGACGGCACGCCGATGCTGGACCTCGCCTACGTCGAGGACGTCCGCGCCGAGACCGATATGAACGTCGTCGTCACCGGCCGCGGACTGTTCGTCGAGGTGCAGGGCACCGCCGAGGGCGCCCCCTTCGACAAGCGGGAGCTCGACCAGCTGCTCGAGCTCGGCGTGGACGGATGCGGGCAGCTGCGCGACCTGCAGACCACCGCCCTCGAGGCGGATCGATGA
- a CDS encoding Ku protein yields the protein MRAIWKGALTFGLVNVPVKVYSATEDHDLSLHQVHNKDGGRIRYQRVCEIDGEIVPYADIDKAYDDGERTVVITAEDVASLPAERSREIEVVEFVPTEQIDPLLFDKAYYLEPDSMSPKAYVLLRETLQNTDRTAIVRFSLRQKTRLAALRVRGDVLVLQTLLWSDEVREAAFPALDAPVKISDKELELSASLVDGFAADFEPSAFVDEYQQELRTLVQAKLEKGDAFDTAETFGEAVEEGTGGEVIDLMDALRASVERNRAKRASGE from the coding sequence ATGAGAGCCATCTGGAAGGGTGCACTGACGTTCGGGCTCGTGAACGTCCCGGTGAAGGTGTACTCCGCCACCGAGGATCACGACCTCTCGCTGCATCAGGTCCACAACAAGGACGGCGGCCGCATCCGCTATCAGCGGGTGTGCGAGATCGACGGCGAGATCGTGCCGTACGCCGATATCGACAAGGCCTACGACGACGGCGAGCGCACGGTGGTCATCACCGCGGAGGACGTCGCATCCCTCCCCGCCGAGCGCAGCCGCGAGATCGAGGTCGTCGAGTTCGTGCCGACCGAGCAGATCGATCCGCTCCTGTTCGACAAGGCGTACTACCTCGAGCCGGACTCGATGTCGCCGAAGGCCTATGTGCTCCTGCGCGAGACGCTGCAGAACACCGACCGGACGGCGATCGTCCGGTTCTCGCTGCGGCAGAAGACGCGGCTCGCGGCGCTGCGCGTGCGAGGCGACGTGCTCGTGCTGCAGACGCTGCTGTGGTCGGACGAGGTCCGCGAGGCGGCATTTCCGGCACTGGATGCGCCGGTCAAGATCTCCGACAAGGAGCTCGAGCTCTCGGCATCCCTCGTCGACGGCTTCGCGGCGGACTTCGAGCCGAGCGCGTTCGTCGACGAGTACCAGCAGGAGCTGCGCACGCTGGTGCAGGCCAAGCTCGAGAAGGGCGATGCCTTCGACACCGCCGAGACGTTCGGCGAGGCTGTCGAGGAAGGCACCGGGGGAGAGGTCATCGACCTCATGGATGCGCTGCGCGCGAGCGTCGAGCGCAACCGCGCGAAGCGCGCCTCGGGCGAGTAG
- the murI gene encoding glutamate racemase, translated as MNDAPIGIFDSGVGGLTVARAVSSLLPRESIRYIGDTAHSPYGPKPIAEVRRYALEVLDTLVDEGVKMLVIACNTASSAMLRDARERYDVPVVEVIGPAVRTAMSTSRSGRIGVIGTAGTISSGAYQDMLEVNERLTVFAQACPRFVEFVEDGVTDSPEVLAVAEEYLAPLRRAGVDTLVLGCTHYPFLEGAISYVMGPDVSLVSSDTETAKDVYRQLVSRDLLAAADAVASHVYEATGDSAADFIRLAHRLMGREVRDVTLVHTGAIDLPRARAATHQED; from the coding sequence GTGAACGACGCCCCCATCGGAATCTTCGACTCCGGAGTGGGCGGGCTCACCGTCGCCCGAGCCGTGTCGTCTCTGCTGCCTCGCGAGTCGATCCGCTACATCGGCGACACCGCGCATTCGCCCTACGGGCCGAAGCCGATCGCGGAGGTCCGGCGCTACGCGCTCGAGGTGCTCGACACGCTGGTCGACGAGGGCGTGAAGATGCTCGTCATCGCCTGCAACACGGCATCCTCCGCCATGCTGCGCGATGCCCGCGAACGGTACGACGTGCCCGTCGTCGAGGTGATCGGCCCGGCCGTCCGCACGGCGATGTCCACCAGTCGCTCGGGCCGCATCGGCGTCATCGGCACCGCCGGCACGATCTCGTCCGGGGCGTACCAGGACATGCTCGAGGTCAACGAGCGCCTCACCGTCTTCGCGCAGGCGTGCCCGCGCTTCGTGGAGTTCGTCGAGGACGGCGTCACGGACTCGCCCGAGGTGCTCGCCGTCGCCGAGGAGTACCTCGCACCGCTGCGCCGCGCCGGCGTCGACACCCTCGTGCTCGGCTGCACCCACTACCCGTTCCTCGAGGGTGCGATCAGCTATGTCATGGGCCCCGACGTGTCGCTCGTCTCGAGCGACACCGAGACGGCGAAGGACGTCTACCGTCAGCTGGTCTCCCGCGACCTGCTGGCTGCGGCGGATGCCGTGGCATCCCACGTCTACGAGGCCACGGGCGACAGCGCCGCGGACTTCATCCGTCTCGCGCACCGGCTGATGGGCCGCGAGGTGCGCGATGTCACGCTGGTGCACACCGGCGCCATCGATCTGCCGAGGGCCCGTGCGGCCACCCACCAGGAGGACTGA
- a CDS encoding ATP-dependent DNA ligase yields MPRDESTVRIGGRRLRISNLDKVMYPETGTTKGEVIDYYARIAPAMLPWIAGRPVTRKRWPDGVGTEEHPADWFFAKDLEPGAPDWLARLPIDHSSGAKDYPVVDDVASLVYLAQVASLEIHVPQWRFDAHGGRSNPDRMVLDLDPGPGVGLVECAEVARRARGILQDMGLDPVPVTSGSKGIHLYAALPGKQTSDQVSAVARELARALEADDPALVVSQMAKSIRPGRVFLDWSQNNGSKTTIAPYSLRGRPHPTVAAPRTWEELHDPDLRHLTFDEVLTRAPSAPPDASAPLQTYIDKRSADRTPEPVPDSPRAAPTAVGGLPRFVIQEHHARRLHWDFRLERDGVLVSWAVPKGVPPDGSRNSLAVMTEDHPLDYGSFEGEIPHGEYGAGSVTIWDDGVYELEKWRDSEVIATLDGRPGGPLGGRARVALIRTGGEGEKSTWLLHRMALEDEPAPHPARPNPEPTAPAATSRPTVAPMLATAATPAQARNAVRRWGDAEPWVEAKWDGIRALGIWDGERLRLRARSGADITEKYPELTGGDLDLGPDPAVLDGEIVALDATGRPSFTRLQSRMNLTRSSEIAREAPRTPVQWYLFDVLSWGGADATDLPLAQRRGILERIPVHAPVVIPPVFDDLEAALSASRALGLEGVVLKDPRSRYRSGSRGEEWLKVKHTRTQEVVIGGIRPGRRPIASLLLGIPGHDGLRYAGRVGTGFTERDIERLQSLLTPLRTDVSPFATVPAADASDALWVRPELVGEVEYAELTPGGILRHSRWRGLRPDKSPGEIVREDDSPA; encoded by the coding sequence ATGCCCCGGGATGAGAGCACAGTGAGGATCGGAGGACGTCGTCTGCGCATCTCGAACCTCGACAAGGTCATGTACCCCGAGACCGGCACGACCAAGGGCGAGGTCATCGACTACTACGCGCGCATCGCGCCGGCGATGCTGCCCTGGATCGCCGGCCGTCCGGTCACCCGCAAGCGTTGGCCCGACGGCGTCGGCACCGAGGAGCATCCTGCCGACTGGTTCTTCGCGAAGGACCTCGAGCCCGGCGCCCCCGATTGGCTCGCACGGCTGCCGATCGACCATTCGAGCGGTGCGAAGGACTACCCCGTGGTGGATGACGTCGCCTCCCTCGTCTACCTCGCACAGGTGGCGAGCCTGGAGATCCACGTCCCGCAGTGGCGGTTCGACGCCCACGGCGGCAGGTCGAACCCGGACCGGATGGTGCTGGACCTCGACCCGGGTCCCGGTGTCGGACTCGTGGAGTGCGCCGAGGTCGCGCGCCGGGCGCGCGGCATCCTTCAGGACATGGGACTCGACCCGGTCCCGGTCACGAGCGGCAGCAAGGGCATCCACCTCTACGCGGCGCTGCCGGGAAAGCAGACCAGCGACCAGGTCTCCGCGGTGGCGCGCGAGCTCGCCCGCGCGCTGGAGGCCGACGACCCCGCTCTCGTCGTGAGCCAGATGGCGAAGTCGATCCGCCCCGGTCGCGTGTTCCTGGACTGGAGCCAGAACAACGGGTCGAAGACGACGATCGCGCCGTACTCGCTCCGCGGGCGACCGCATCCCACCGTCGCCGCACCCCGCACGTGGGAGGAGCTCCACGACCCGGACCTGCGCCACCTCACCTTCGACGAGGTGCTGACGCGTGCGCCGAGCGCACCGCCGGACGCGAGCGCACCGCTCCAGACCTACATCGACAAGCGCAGCGCCGACCGAACGCCGGAACCGGTCCCCGACAGCCCCCGCGCTGCGCCCACGGCCGTCGGAGGACTGCCGCGGTTCGTGATCCAGGAGCATCATGCCCGGCGCCTGCACTGGGACTTCCGGCTGGAGCGCGACGGCGTCCTCGTGAGCTGGGCGGTGCCCAAGGGCGTGCCGCCCGACGGATCCCGCAACAGCCTCGCGGTCATGACGGAGGACCACCCGCTCGACTACGGCTCGTTCGAGGGCGAGATCCCGCACGGCGAGTACGGCGCAGGCAGCGTGACGATCTGGGACGACGGCGTGTACGAGCTCGAGAAGTGGCGCGACAGCGAGGTCATCGCCACCCTCGACGGCCGGCCGGGCGGCCCGCTCGGCGGCCGCGCCCGGGTCGCCCTCATCCGCACCGGCGGCGAGGGCGAGAAGTCGACGTGGCTGCTGCACCGCATGGCCCTGGAGGACGAGCCGGCCCCTCACCCCGCGCGACCGAACCCGGAGCCCACAGCGCCCGCCGCGACCTCGCGCCCCACGGTCGCCCCCATGCTGGCGACCGCCGCGACCCCCGCGCAGGCCCGGAACGCCGTCCGGCGGTGGGGCGACGCAGAGCCGTGGGTCGAGGCCAAGTGGGACGGCATCCGCGCCCTCGGCATCTGGGATGGTGAGCGCCTGCGCCTGCGCGCGCGCAGCGGCGCCGACATCACGGAGAAATACCCCGAGCTGACCGGCGGCGACCTCGACCTCGGGCCGGATCCCGCCGTCCTCGACGGCGAGATCGTGGCGCTCGACGCGACGGGCCGGCCGAGCTTCACCCGATTGCAGTCTCGGATGAACCTCACCCGCTCGTCGGAGATCGCGCGCGAGGCCCCGCGCACCCCGGTGCAGTGGTACCTGTTCGACGTCCTCTCGTGGGGCGGGGCGGACGCCACCGACCTGCCGCTCGCCCAGCGCCGCGGCATCCTGGAGCGCATCCCCGTCCACGCTCCGGTCGTCATCCCGCCCGTCTTCGACGACCTCGAGGCGGCGCTGTCGGCGAGCCGGGCGCTCGGGCTCGAGGGCGTGGTCCTCAAAGACCCTCGTTCGCGTTACCGCAGCGGCTCCCGCGGTGAGGAGTGGCTCAAGGTCAAGCACACGCGCACGCAGGAGGTGGTGATCGGCGGAATCCGACCCGGACGCCGCCCCATCGCGTCCCTCCTCCTCGGCATCCCCGGGCACGATGGCCTGCGGTATGCCGGACGCGTGGGCACCGGATTCACCGAGCGCGACATCGAGCGCCTGCAGTCGCTGCTGACGCCGCTGCGCACCGACGTCTCGCCCTTCGCCACCGTCCCGGCCGCGGACGCGTCGGATGCGCTGTGGGTGCGACCCGAGCTGGTCGGAGAGGTCGAGTACGCGGAGCTGACGCCCGGCGGCATCCTCCGGCACTCGCGCTGGCGCGGCCTGCGCCCCGACAAGTCGCCCGGCGAGATCGTCCGCGAGGACGACTCTCCCGCCTAA
- a CDS encoding nicotinate phosphoribosyltransferase yields MSATPDSPVSTALLTDRYELTMLDAALHDGTASRRCVFELFSRRLSGGRRFGVVAGSGRLLSLLRDFRFGDDQLRFLRDARAVDAQTLAYLANWRFTGTITGYREGELYFPGSPILTVEGAFAEAVVLETLALSVLNHDSAVATAAARMSIAAGERPLAEMGSRRAGEHSAVAAARAAYIAGFGATSNLEAGRRWGIPTMGTAAHAWTLLHDTEEMAFRAQIEALGLDTTLLIDTYDIRQGVETAIRVAGTGLGGVRIDSGDLPIVAAEVRAQLDGLGATGTRITVTSDLDEYAIAALAASPVDAYGVGTSVVTGSGTPTAGLVYKLVARQDAAGSWIAVAKASADKASKGGRKSAFRTLDGGTATSETIVVADGFEHAPAAHDDARALQTVFVEEGDIVTAFEGAGGVAAARTHHAAVREELPVRALGLSRSDPAIPTVWVDQD; encoded by the coding sequence ATGAGCGCTACGCCCGACTCGCCCGTCTCCACAGCTCTCCTGACGGACCGGTACGAGCTGACCATGCTCGACGCCGCCCTGCACGACGGCACCGCGTCGCGCCGTTGCGTGTTCGAGCTGTTCTCCCGGCGTCTGTCCGGCGGACGTCGCTTCGGCGTCGTCGCGGGCAGCGGGCGCCTGCTGTCGCTGCTGCGGGATTTCCGCTTCGGCGACGACCAACTGCGCTTCCTGCGCGACGCGCGGGCGGTGGATGCGCAGACCCTCGCGTACCTCGCGAACTGGCGGTTCACCGGCACGATCACCGGCTACCGAGAGGGCGAGCTCTACTTCCCCGGCTCTCCCATCCTCACGGTGGAGGGCGCGTTCGCGGAGGCGGTCGTCCTGGAGACGCTGGCCCTCAGCGTGCTCAACCACGATTCGGCCGTCGCCACGGCGGCCGCCCGCATGAGCATCGCCGCCGGCGAGCGCCCGCTCGCGGAGATGGGCTCGCGGCGCGCGGGCGAGCACTCGGCCGTCGCGGCCGCTCGCGCCGCCTATATCGCGGGGTTCGGCGCGACGAGCAACCTGGAGGCGGGGCGCCGGTGGGGCATCCCCACGATGGGCACCGCGGCGCACGCCTGGACCCTGCTGCACGACACCGAGGAGATGGCCTTCCGCGCCCAGATCGAGGCGCTCGGGCTCGACACGACGCTCCTCATCGACACGTACGACATCCGCCAGGGCGTGGAGACGGCGATCCGGGTGGCGGGGACGGGCCTCGGCGGCGTGCGCATCGACTCCGGAGACCTGCCGATCGTCGCGGCGGAGGTGCGCGCCCAGCTCGACGGGCTCGGCGCGACCGGCACGCGGATCACCGTCACGAGCGACCTGGACGAGTACGCGATCGCGGCGCTGGCGGCATCCCCCGTGGACGCGTACGGCGTCGGGACGTCGGTCGTGACGGGATCGGGCACGCCGACGGCGGGTCTCGTCTATAAGCTCGTGGCCCGACAGGATGCGGCCGGCTCGTGGATCGCCGTCGCCAAGGCCTCCGCGGACAAGGCGTCCAAGGGGGGGCGCAAGTCGGCGTTCCGCACCCTCGACGGCGGGACGGCGACGAGCGAGACGATCGTCGTCGCGGACGGCTTCGAGCATGCCCCCGCCGCCCACGACGATGCGCGGGCGCTGCAGACGGTGTTCGTCGAGGAGGGCGACATCGTGACGGCGTTCGAGGGGGCGGGCGGCGTCGCTGCCGCGCGGACGCATCATGCCGCCGTTCGCGAGGAGCTGCCGGTGCGCGCTCTGGGGCTCAGCAGGTCGGACCCGGCGATCCCGACCGTCTGGGTGGACCAGGACTGA